Proteins from a genomic interval of Microbacterium esteraromaticum:
- a CDS encoding ArsR/SmtB family transcription factor: MVAQRELDETEVDRVFHALAASTRRDILRRTIEHEQSVSALAGDYDMSFAAVQKHVSVLEAAGLIVKRAEGRERLVRANPEMIAKARALLARYEELWRARIARLDDLLAQPAPETNPPEQHQGE; encoded by the coding sequence CCGTGTCTTTCACGCACTGGCGGCGTCGACACGGCGCGACATCCTGCGCCGCACCATCGAACACGAGCAGTCGGTCTCAGCACTCGCCGGCGACTATGACATGTCGTTCGCTGCCGTACAGAAGCACGTCTCGGTGCTCGAAGCCGCCGGCCTCATCGTCAAACGCGCCGAGGGACGCGAGCGCCTCGTGCGCGCCAACCCCGAGATGATCGCGAAAGCGCGGGCTCTGCTGGCCCGCTATGAAGAACTCTGGCGGGCGCGCATCGCCAGACTCGACGACCTGCTGGCGCAGCCCGCGCCAGAGACGAATCCACCAGAGCAGCACCAGGGAGAGTGA